The Bacteroidota bacterium genome window below encodes:
- a CDS encoding transcriptional repressor, with translation MLQAANVQESVKKIFTEYLEKKSHRKTDERYNILEEVYNLDDHFDVESLFLHMKSKGHSISRATIYNTIELLLDCQLLTRHQFGKNTARFERSFSSRQHDHLICQDCEHVFEFCDPRIQQIQSMMGEILNFKITNHSLNLFGKCRELEDKGACKHRKTA, from the coding sequence ATGTTACAAGCCGCCAACGTACAAGAATCAGTAAAAAAAATCTTCACAGAATATCTGGAGAAGAAAAGTCACAGAAAGACTGATGAGCGATATAATATTCTGGAGGAAGTATACAATCTGGATGACCACTTTGATGTTGAATCGCTTTTTCTGCATATGAAATCGAAAGGTCATAGCATCAGCAGGGCAACGATCTATAATACGATTGAACTCTTGCTGGATTGTCAGTTGCTGACACGACATCAGTTTGGAAAAAATACAGCACGGTTTGAAAGGTCATTTTCTTCCCGTCAGCATGATCATCTGATCTGTCAGGATTGTGAACATGTATTTGAATTCTGTGACCCCCGGATTCAGCAGATCCAATCGATGATGGGCGAGATCTTAAATTTCAAGATCACTAATCACTCTCTGAATCTCTTCGGAAAATGTCGTGAATTAGAGGATAAAGGTGCATGTAAGCACCGAAAAACCGCATGA
- a CDS encoding STAS domain-containing protein, translated as MEFNYTISNKGSYAVVEMSGNLIDKNQATPLLDEIQEYINKGVNSFVISMEAFKYLDSNGLNVLVNILTKSRKNGGDTTICCISDKIKELLIITKLNTVFTITDDLPAAIKQFQN; from the coding sequence ATGGAATTTAATTATACAATCAGTAACAAAGGCTCTTATGCCGTTGTCGAAATGAGCGGAAATCTGATCGATAAAAATCAGGCAACTCCCCTGCTCGATGAAATTCAGGAATACATTAACAAAGGTGTTAATAGTTTTGTTATTTCAATGGAGGCATTCAAATATCTAGATAGTAACGGACTGAATGTTCTTGTCAATATTCTGACAAAGAGTCGCAAAAACGGTGGCGATACTACCATATGTTGCATCAGCGATAAGATCAAAGAACTATTGATCATCACGAAACTCAATACAGTTTTCACAATTACAGATGATCTTCCTGCAGCAATCAAACAATTTCAAAATTAG
- a CDS encoding adenylosuccinate synthase produces the protein MSVDVLLGLQWGDEGKGKIVDVLTPEYNVVARFQGGPNAGHTLEFEGIKHVLHTIPSGIFRKGITNIVGNGVVIDPVTLKKEIDALKKMNVDINASLFISRKAHIIIPTHRLLDAASESHKGKEKIGSTLRGIGPTYMDKTGRNGLRVGDIESPDFKNRYEKLKNKHLQILDQMNHDKDLSELEGPFFEGIELMRTLNFVDSEHVINQSILQNKTILAEGAQGSLLDIDFGSYPFVTSSNTITAGACTGLGVAPKHIGKVFGIFKAYCTRVGSGPFPTELNDETGEALRKAGNEFGATTGRPRRCGWLDLPALKYAIMINGVTDLIMTKPDVLSGFPTLKVCTHYIVNGKKMDYMPFDIVNEPAEPVYIDLPGWQKDLTGIVNEKDFPDELSQYIVYLEKELNVPVSIVSVGPDRKQTIRRMDLVIS, from the coding sequence ATGTCAGTCGATGTATTATTAGGTCTCCAATGGGGCGATGAAGGGAAAGGAAAGATCGTAGATGTTTTAACTCCCGAATATAATGTTGTTGCCCGTTTTCAAGGTGGACCAAATGCCGGTCATACTCTGGAATTCGAAGGTATCAAACATGTACTTCACACTATACCATCAGGAATTTTCAGAAAAGGAATTACAAATATTGTAGGAAACGGAGTCGTGATCGATCCGGTTACGTTGAAGAAAGAAATTGATGCTTTGAAAAAGATGAATGTCGATATCAACGCTTCACTTTTTATTTCCAGAAAAGCGCATATCATCATTCCAACTCACCGCCTTCTTGATGCTGCTTCCGAGTCGCATAAAGGAAAAGAAAAGATCGGTTCTACATTACGTGGTATCGGTCCAACTTATATGGATAAGACCGGAAGAAACGGTTTACGTGTTGGTGATATTGAATCACCTGATTTTAAAAACAGATATGAGAAACTGAAAAATAAACATCTTCAGATTCTCGATCAGATGAATCACGACAAAGACCTGAGTGAACTGGAAGGTCCGTTCTTTGAGGGCATTGAACTGATGCGCACATTGAACTTCGTTGACAGCGAACATGTGATCAATCAGTCTATCCTACAGAACAAAACTATTTTAGCTGAAGGTGCTCAAGGCTCATTGCTGGATATCGATTTCGGCTCCTACCCTTTTGTAACCTCATCCAATACAATTACAGCAGGTGCCTGCACAGGACTTGGTGTTGCTCCGAAACACATTGGAAAAGTATTTGGCATCTTCAAAGCATATTGTACCCGCGTTGGTAGTGGTCCGTTTCCAACAGAGTTGAATGATGAAACCGGTGAAGCTCTCCGCAAAGCAGGAAATGAATTCGGTGCTACAACAGGTCGTCCGCGTCGTTGCGGCTGGCTGGATCTTCCGGCACTTAAATATGCAATCATGATCAATGGCGTAACTGATCTGATCATGACCAAACCGGATGTACTCAGCGGATTTCCGACACTAAAAGTTTGTACGCATTATATTGTGAATGGTAAAAAAATGGATTACATGCCATTCGATATTGTAAATGAACCAGCAGAACCAGTTTATATCGATCTGCCGGGCTGGCAAAAAGATCTTACCGGAATTGTAAACGAAAAAGATTTTCCTGATGAACTCTCGCAATACATTGTATACCTTGAAAAAGAATTGAATGTTCCTGTTAGTATTGTTTCTGTTGGTCCCGACCGAAAACAAACTATCAGAAGAATGGATCTTGTTATTAGTTGA
- a CDS encoding TIGR02757 family protein gives MSNSELKDFLEEKYHLYNRKDFISSDPISIPHQFSTQEDIEIAGFLAATIAWGQRTTILKNAGDILKKMDFAPHQFVLDFKKNDLAVFDGFVHRTFNQEDLKVFLFSLQRIFRKYGTLENLLSQFLNSDDIDLSTAISKWRTEFFKIDHNPRTLKHFSDPLNGSATKRINMFLRWMVRKDEYGVDFGLWKSISSEILTCPLDVHSGRVARKLGLLKRTQDDWKAAAELTKKLKTFDPSDPVKYDFALFGLGVFEKF, from the coding sequence CTGAGTAATTCTGAACTGAAAGATTTTTTAGAGGAAAAATATCACCTCTATAACCGTAAAGATTTTATTTCTTCAGATCCGATTTCTATTCCGCATCAGTTCTCAACTCAAGAGGATATAGAAATCGCAGGATTTCTTGCTGCAACAATTGCCTGGGGACAACGCACAACTATCCTGAAAAATGCCGGCGACATTCTGAAAAAGATGGATTTCGCACCCCATCAGTTTGTACTCGACTTTAAGAAAAATGATCTGGCTGTATTTGACGGCTTTGTTCACAGGACTTTTAATCAGGAAGATCTGAAGGTCTTTCTTTTTTCACTGCAAAGAATTTTCCGGAAGTACGGAACGTTAGAGAATTTACTAAGTCAATTTCTCAATTCCGACGATATCGATCTCAGCACAGCCATCTCAAAATGGCGGACAGAATTCTTCAAAATTGACCACAATCCCAGAACTTTGAAACATTTTTCAGATCCCTTGAATGGCTCAGCCACGAAAAGAATCAATATGTTTTTAAGGTGGATGGTCAGAAAAGATGAATACGGAGTCGACTTTGGGCTTTGGAAATCAATTAGTAGTGAGATTCTTACCTGTCCGCTCGATGTGCATTCCGGAAGAGTTGCCCGTAAACTCGGACTACTTAAAAGGACTCAGGATGACTGGAAAGCTGCTGCTGAACTCACTAAAAAGTTAAAAACATTTGACCCTTCTGACCCGGTAAAATATGATTTCGCTCTGTTCGGTTTAGGTGTGTTTGAGAAATTTTGA
- a CDS encoding BatA and WFA domain-containing protein, with protein MQFIYPEFLFALSVLAIPIIIHLFNFRRFKKIYFTNVRFLKEIKQDTQSKSKLKHLLVLLSRLLALTFLVLAFAQPFIPAKTNKVQTGTKRVSIYVDNSFSMDALGKNGSLLETAKKKAREIANAYKPSDEFQLLTSSFEGRHQRLVNRDEFIRILDEIKPTSSVHSISEILQRQQDALFSEGKSKTSKTAYIISDFQQSTFNLESAKIDSALQVSLVPVAASALNNLFIDTCFLATPFVQLNTPNELVVKIRNTGGTDVENIPLKLLINNSQKAIASISVNSNSSIETKLSFTISAGGWQRAQLNITDYPITFDDNFFFNFNVRNNLQVLCINGDQPSPALNAIFGNDPYFSLKNSNHNQVDYSAFSSMQLIILNEVNDYSSGLIQELKKFVTKGGSVFVIPSTNANISNYNNLFSELEINSFGTKVQQQEKVDKIEVRHPLFTGVFEKGKSLPENMDLPIVNSYYSVLRNSKTISETVMKLSGGNTYLSSNQSGRGVVYVLASSLQPEDGNFSRHALFVPVLLRAALRGSSEINKPLIIGEDHDFGISDTLISADNVFHLINTKEKFDIIPESKIYNNATILSVHDQIKNAENYDLNAGNALVAVESFNFNRKESDLSVYSPTELTEISSKYGNSKINVIETEGKDLSHSIAQLNEGKRLWKYCIILVLVFLAIEILLIRFFRK; from the coding sequence ATGCAATTTATCTATCCGGAATTCCTTTTCGCCCTCTCGGTCCTGGCTATACCGATCATCATCCATCTTTTCAATTTCCGCCGGTTCAAAAAGATCTATTTTACAAATGTAAGGTTTCTTAAAGAGATCAAACAGGACACACAGTCGAAATCGAAATTAAAACATCTGCTTGTTCTGCTGTCACGCCTACTTGCGCTTACATTTCTAGTTCTGGCATTTGCCCAACCTTTTATTCCGGCAAAGACAAATAAAGTTCAGACAGGTACGAAACGCGTGAGTATTTATGTAGACAATTCATTCAGCATGGATGCTCTTGGTAAAAATGGCAGCTTACTTGAGACTGCGAAAAAGAAAGCCCGCGAGATCGCAAATGCTTATAAGCCGTCTGATGAATTTCAATTACTGACCTCGTCTTTTGAAGGCCGGCATCAGAGGCTTGTTAACAGAGATGAATTCATCAGAATACTTGATGAAATTAAACCTACTTCATCTGTACATTCCATTTCCGAAATTTTGCAACGTCAGCAAGATGCGCTTTTCAGTGAAGGGAAATCAAAAACATCCAAGACTGCATACATCATTTCTGATTTTCAGCAAAGCACTTTCAATCTCGAAAGCGCAAAGATCGATTCAGCACTTCAGGTATCTTTAGTGCCGGTTGCAGCTTCTGCTCTGAATAATCTTTTCATTGATACCTGCTTTCTCGCTACTCCATTTGTTCAATTGAATACTCCGAATGAACTGGTAGTAAAGATCAGAAATACAGGTGGTACCGATGTTGAAAATATTCCGCTCAAATTACTGATCAACAATTCACAGAAAGCTATTGCAAGTATTTCTGTAAATTCAAATTCAAGCATAGAAACCAAATTGAGTTTTACAATTTCTGCAGGAGGATGGCAACGTGCTCAATTGAATATTACAGATTACCCCATCACATTTGATGATAATTTCTTTTTCAATTTCAATGTCCGGAATAATCTTCAGGTTCTATGCATCAATGGCGATCAACCTTCGCCTGCACTGAATGCAATTTTTGGAAATGATCCATACTTCAGTCTGAAAAACAGCAATCACAATCAGGTTGATTACTCTGCTTTTTCATCAATGCAATTGATCATTCTGAATGAAGTGAATGACTATTCCTCAGGTCTGATTCAGGAGTTGAAAAAATTTGTCACCAAAGGCGGATCTGTATTTGTGATTCCTTCTACAAATGCAAATATCAGCAACTACAATAATCTGTTTTCAGAACTGGAGATAAATTCTTTCGGAACAAAAGTTCAACAGCAGGAAAAGGTAGATAAGATCGAAGTCAGACATCCATTATTCACCGGAGTTTTTGAAAAAGGAAAAAGCCTTCCGGAAAACATGGACCTTCCAATTGTAAATTCTTACTATTCTGTTTTAAGAAACAGCAAAACAATTTCCGAAACAGTAATGAAATTATCGGGGGGAAACACATACCTGAGTTCTAATCAATCAGGCCGAGGAGTTGTTTATGTACTAGCCTCTTCATTACAACCTGAAGATGGAAACTTTTCCCGACATGCTCTTTTCGTTCCTGTTCTTTTGAGAGCAGCATTACGCGGGTCTTCCGAAATAAACAAACCGCTGATCATCGGTGAAGATCATGATTTTGGAATCAGCGATACACTCATATCAGCTGACAATGTTTTTCATCTGATCAATACAAAAGAAAAGTTCGACATCATTCCTGAAAGTAAAATTTACAATAATGCAACGATCTTGTCTGTGCATGATCAGATCAAAAATGCAGAGAACTATGATCTGAATGCCGGCAATGCATTGGTAGCTGTGGAATCATTCAACTTCAACAGAAAGGAATCGGATCTGAGTGTCTACTCTCCTACAGAGTTGACAGAGATAAGTTCGAAATATGGAAATTCAAAAATAAATGTGATAGAGACTGAAGGAAAAGATCTTTCTCACAGTATTGCTCAACTCAATGAAGGCAAAAGATTATGGAAATACTGTATCATACTTGTACTGGTATTTTTAGCAATAGAAATTTTGCTGATCCGATTTTTCAGAAAATAA
- a CDS encoding dihydroorotase has product MKIILKNVHVLSPGSKHHMKVKDLLINSGTIEKISDANTISEKDAQIIEGKNNYVSAGWFDLHVNFREPGHEYKEGLSNGCKAAANGGFTGVLLMPSTEPAIASKASIEYVTQKTKTEIVDVIPAGTLSVNRDGKDLSEMYDMSLAGTKVFTDDKRSISDSGLLIRALQYSHNFKGKIFSFAEDKYIAGKGQMNEGITSTQSGLKGSPALAEEVNINRDLFIAEYCNCPIHFSTISSAGSVALIRAAKAKGIKVTCDVAVVNLMFNEEKLSGFDTNFKVKPPLRTEEDRLALIDGLVDGTIDCITSDHCPDDVENKLKEFELANFGISSIDTAFAVARTATKDKLNLAELVSKFTTHPRCCAGQKTILIEEGNPANITVFDPDIKWTVQLSDIKSASKNTPFIGMKLIGKPVCVINKGMVSL; this is encoded by the coding sequence ATGAAGATCATTCTTAAAAATGTGCATGTTTTATCACCGGGAAGTAAACATCATATGAAGGTGAAAGATCTCCTGATCAATTCGGGAACGATTGAAAAAATATCAGATGCCAATACTATTTCTGAAAAAGATGCACAAATTATCGAAGGAAAAAATAATTACGTCAGTGCCGGTTGGTTTGACCTCCATGTGAATTTCCGGGAGCCCGGACATGAGTACAAAGAAGGATTATCGAATGGCTGCAAAGCCGCAGCCAATGGGGGTTTTACAGGTGTTTTACTAATGCCATCGACTGAGCCTGCCATTGCCTCGAAAGCTTCAATTGAATACGTTACTCAAAAAACAAAAACGGAGATTGTTGATGTTATTCCGGCAGGAACTTTATCAGTGAACCGTGATGGCAAAGACTTAAGTGAAATGTATGATATGTCACTTGCCGGAACAAAAGTTTTCACTGACGATAAAAGATCTATCTCCGATTCCGGATTGTTGATCCGTGCATTACAATACTCACACAATTTCAAAGGCAAGATCTTTTCTTTTGCAGAAGACAAATACATCGCCGGAAAAGGCCAGATGAATGAAGGGATCACTTCAACTCAATCAGGATTGAAAGGCTCACCGGCTTTAGCAGAAGAAGTAAATATCAACCGCGACCTTTTCATAGCGGAATATTGCAACTGTCCGATTCACTTCTCTACGATCTCCAGTGCCGGTAGCGTTGCTCTTATCAGAGCTGCCAAAGCGAAAGGCATTAAAGTTACCTGCGATGTAGCAGTTGTCAATCTGATGTTCAATGAAGAAAAACTTTCAGGTTTCGATACAAACTTCAAGGTTAAACCGCCATTACGAACAGAAGAAGACCGGCTAGCTCTTATCGATGGATTAGTAGATGGCACAATTGATTGCATTACTTCAGATCATTGTCCTGACGATGTAGAAAACAAACTAAAAGAATTTGAACTGGCCAACTTCGGAATCTCAAGTATCGACACAGCATTTGCAGTTGCAAGAACTGCAACAAAAGACAAACTGAATCTGGCTGAACTCGTTTCTAAATTCACCACTCATCCAAGATGTTGCGCCGGACAAAAAACGATCTTGATTGAAGAAGGCAATCCGGCAAACATAACTGTCTTTGATCCTGACATAAAATGGACGGTGCAGTTAAGTGATATAAAATCTGCTTCTAAGAATACTCCGTTTATTGGAATGAAACTTATCGGAAAACCGGTTTGTGTGATTAATAAGGGGATGGTTTCGCTCTAG
- a CDS encoding low molecular weight phosphotyrosine protein phosphatase, translated as MIKVLMVCLGNICRSPMAEGILRKKIEQNKLDIFVDSAGTANFHVGECPDARAIKTAKKFGVDISPLRGRQFSETDFDEFDHIFVMDDSNRSNVLKLARNENDRKKVRLFLDLTDEFRSKDVPDPWFGGDEGFVEVYEMLDKACENFLIRELKTN; from the coding sequence ATGATAAAAGTACTCATGGTTTGTCTGGGAAATATTTGCCGCTCACCAATGGCAGAAGGAATATTGCGTAAGAAAATCGAACAAAATAAATTAGACATCTTTGTTGATTCTGCGGGGACTGCAAATTTTCATGTAGGTGAATGTCCGGATGCACGGGCAATTAAAACGGCTAAGAAATTTGGTGTAGATATTTCTCCATTGCGCGGACGACAATTTTCAGAAACTGACTTCGATGAATTCGATCATATCTTTGTAATGGATGATTCCAACCGTTCGAATGTCCTGAAATTGGCGCGGAACGAAAATGACAGGAAAAAAGTAAGGTTGTTTCTCGACCTTACTGATGAATTTCGTTCCAAAGATGTTCCTGATCCGTGGTTTGGTGGTGATGAAGGATTTGTTGAAGTATATGAAATGCTCGATAAGGCATGTGAGAATTTTCTCATTCGTGAATTAAAGACCAACTGA
- a CDS encoding SAM-dependent methyltransferase yields MSAIIYLIPTFLSDEQTDVLTASSLAVVREIDEFVVENEKTARAFLKKIGSKISQSNFIFHELNEHTDPKSISELATIFKKNKSIGVLSEAGCPAIADPGSEFVKLAHQNNVKVIPLIGPASMLLALMASGMNGQSFCFHGYLPRESGPSKQKLKDLEKDAQKKDQSQLFIETPYRNQQMLGDILVSLNDQTRLCIAFDITGKGEFIRTLNIADWKKQKIDFHKKPAVFIIGK; encoded by the coding sequence ATGTCCGCAATTATTTATCTGATTCCTACTTTTCTTTCCGATGAGCAAACGGATGTGCTAACTGCTTCATCGTTGGCTGTTGTCCGTGAAATCGATGAGTTTGTAGTGGAGAATGAAAAAACGGCACGAGCATTTTTGAAAAAGATAGGCAGTAAGATCAGTCAGTCGAATTTTATTTTTCATGAACTGAATGAACATACCGATCCGAAATCCATTTCTGAATTAGCTACAATATTTAAAAAGAATAAATCAATAGGAGTTTTGAGTGAAGCCGGTTGTCCTGCAATAGCGGACCCCGGAAGTGAATTTGTAAAACTAGCACATCAGAACAATGTAAAAGTTATTCCATTGATCGGTCCTGCTTCTATGCTTCTTGCATTGATGGCAAGTGGAATGAATGGTCAATCGTTTTGTTTTCATGGCTATTTACCTAGAGAAAGCGGACCAAGTAAGCAGAAACTGAAAGACCTGGAAAAAGATGCTCAGAAAAAAGATCAGTCGCAATTATTCATTGAAACGCCCTACAGAAATCAGCAGATGCTGGGTGATATACTTGTTTCTTTAAATGATCAGACTCGACTTTGCATAGCTTTTGACATAACCGGAAAGGGAGAGTTTATCAGGACATTGAATATCGCTGACTGGAAAAAGCAGAAAATAGATTTTCATAAGAAGCCTGCAGTTTTTATTATTGGAAAATGA
- a CDS encoding GNAT family N-acetyltransferase — MNIRPATIDDVKQIFEFVKIIAVKETNNVISLPEEFSSTIADQEKWIRYYSENENALLLVAETEGKIVGVLDFKTHPKIRMSHSGEFGISILPEYQNQKIGSKMIEFLLQWTTTRPKIKKINLCVFHPNTRAIHVYKKLGFEIEGVQVGAVQISEGEFIDLVMMARVV, encoded by the coding sequence ATGAACATTCGTCCTGCAACCATTGATGATGTCAAACAGATCTTTGAATTTGTAAAGATCATTGCAGTAAAGGAAACGAATAACGTTATTTCGTTACCTGAAGAATTCAGTTCTACAATTGCCGATCAGGAAAAGTGGATCAGATACTATTCAGAAAACGAAAATGCACTTTTACTTGTAGCTGAAACAGAAGGAAAGATAGTAGGTGTTCTCGATTTCAAAACGCATCCCAAGATCAGAATGTCGCACAGTGGTGAATTCGGAATCAGTATTCTTCCCGAATACCAGAATCAAAAGATCGGCAGTAAGATGATAGAATTTCTATTGCAATGGACCACTACCCGACCGAAAATAAAAAAGATCAATCTCTGTGTCTTCCATCCGAATACAAGAGCCATTCATGTCTATAAAAAATTAGGTTTTGAAATTGAAGGGGTTCAAGTTGGTGCGGTGCAGATCTCTGAGGGGGAGTTTATTGATTTGGTGATGATGGCGAGGGTTGTTTGA
- a CDS encoding FKBP-type peptidyl-prolyl cis-trans isomerase, with product MKKVSLVLFIATTMFGCNLKNGEEKKTDSGFKYVIYTKSEGPKIQLGDYVTLIMVYKNDKDSILFDSRNSALPLRFQLDKIPFKGSFEDGLLNLAKNDSATFYVPADSLYAYLFTGRSGIVIPQSETGFTPGTLVKFDIKVVNIQSAQQAEEEIIMKLSEAEKKEKAELNKYLFDQNIKVKPAEEGYYLIVHEQGKGATIDSGKIVTLEYEGRFTDGKIFDGTKAGGRPYTFVSGTHRVIKGWELAMKDLNAGSKFTLIVPSSLGYGEEGIRNPKNGTFIVPPYKALVFDIKILTVEDVPAVSGM from the coding sequence ATGAAAAAAGTAAGTCTGGTTCTTTTTATTGCTACAACAATGTTTGGTTGCAATTTAAAGAATGGTGAAGAAAAGAAAACGGATTCGGGGTTTAAGTATGTAATCTATACTAAGTCAGAAGGACCTAAAATTCAACTTGGTGATTATGTTACCTTGATCATGGTCTATAAGAATGATAAAGATTCTATTTTGTTTGATTCAAGGAATTCTGCTTTACCTCTGAGATTTCAGTTAGATAAAATTCCGTTTAAAGGAAGTTTTGAAGATGGTCTTTTGAATCTTGCAAAGAATGACAGTGCAACATTCTATGTTCCTGCAGATTCACTTTATGCGTATTTATTTACGGGAAGATCCGGAATAGTTATTCCGCAATCAGAAACCGGATTTACACCAGGCACACTTGTGAAGTTTGACATAAAAGTAGTGAATATTCAATCTGCGCAACAGGCAGAAGAAGAGATCATCATGAAGTTGAGTGAGGCGGAAAAAAAAGAGAAAGCAGAGTTGAATAAATATTTGTTTGATCAGAATATAAAAGTAAAACCGGCGGAAGAAGGATACTATCTGATAGTTCATGAACAAGGTAAAGGAGCAACTATTGACAGTGGAAAAATTGTGACACTTGAATACGAAGGTCGTTTCACCGATGGGAAAATTTTTGATGGAACGAAAGCAGGCGGTCGACCATACACATTTGTAAGTGGTACACACCGGGTGATCAAAGGGTGGGAGCTTGCAATGAAAGATCTTAATGCCGGAAGTAAATTTACATTGATCGTTCCATCCTCACTTGGTTATGGCGAAGAAGGAATCCGCAATCCGAAAAATGGAACTTTTATTGTGCCACCATATAAAGCTCTTGTGTTTGATATCAAGATCTTGACAGTGGAAGATGTCCCGGCAGTTAGTGGCATGTAA
- a CDS encoding FKBP-type peptidyl-prolyl cis-trans isomerase, translating into MKNIFLLIIIVIFSSCNRNNDSEKTPISEQEVNDRLTNANKNRVQKESQEIEEFIRQRQFTTERTGTGLRIQIYKRAKNGVPPAEHEEVQIICKVFLLDGTLCYETDTTNPIAFKLGEGMQIRGLEEGIMKMIPGESARLIIPNHLAYRLSGDEDKIPPGAALYIDVTLLKVN; encoded by the coding sequence ATGAAAAATATCTTTCTATTAATAATTATTGTAATTTTTTCTTCGTGTAATCGTAATAATGATTCGGAGAAGACTCCCATATCTGAGCAGGAAGTGAACGACAGACTGACGAATGCGAATAAGAATCGTGTGCAGAAAGAGTCGCAAGAAATAGAAGAGTTTATCAGGCAACGACAATTTACTACAGAACGAACAGGTACCGGTTTACGGATACAGATCTATAAAAGAGCAAAGAACGGAGTTCCACCTGCTGAACACGAAGAAGTTCAGATCATATGCAAAGTTTTTCTGCTCGATGGTACACTTTGTTATGAAACAGATACAACTAATCCAATTGCATTCAAGCTGGGAGAAGGAATGCAGATCCGTGGTCTGGAAGAAGGAATAATGAAAATGATTCCCGGTGAAAGCGCAAGACTGATCATTCCGAATCATCTTGCATACCGCTTAAGTGGTGATGAAGATAAAATCCCACCGGGGGCTGCATTATATATTGACGTTACATTATTAAAAGTAAACTAA
- a CDS encoding bifunctional oligoribonuclease/PAP phosphatase NrnA: MQFPPAEVTAVKKLIKDSKNIVITTHHRPDGDAMGSSLGLYNYLKLLGCNVNVVTPSDYPDFLYWLPSNNIVVNFEYSTKQAKELISKADLIFCLDFNWLSRVDIMESDLRSSTAKKVLIDHHLDPENVYDHVFSFTEACSTCELIYRFIDALGDSEKINKDIAECLYCGIMTDTNSFRYSSMKADVHRIIARLMEAGAENYRIHERVYDTSTENRLRLLGYSLKEKLIVLPEYNTAYLALSQAELEMFNHKSGDTEGLVNYALSINGIKFAAFFSEKDGLIKISFRSKGDFSVKEFSGKYFSGGGHKNASGGRSELSLSETVKKFLDLLPVYKNELNAVG; this comes from the coding sequence ATGCAATTCCCACCGGCAGAGGTCACTGCAGTAAAAAAACTGATCAAGGATTCAAAGAACATAGTGATTACGACTCATCATCGGCCTGATGGTGACGCCATGGGATCTTCATTGGGATTATATAATTATCTGAAATTACTTGGATGTAATGTCAATGTTGTAACTCCAAGTGATTATCCTGATTTTCTATATTGGTTACCTTCGAATAACATTGTTGTCAATTTTGAATATTCAACTAAACAGGCAAAGGAACTGATCAGTAAAGCGGACCTAATATTCTGTCTTGATTTCAACTGGCTAAGCAGAGTTGATATAATGGAAAGTGATCTTCGAAGTTCTACAGCAAAGAAAGTCTTGATCGATCATCATCTTGATCCTGAAAATGTTTACGATCATGTTTTTTCATTTACAGAAGCCTGTTCAACCTGTGAATTGATCTATCGTTTCATTGATGCTTTGGGAGATTCAGAAAAGATCAATAAGGATATTGCCGAATGTTTGTATTGTGGCATTATGACCGATACAAATTCGTTTCGCTATTCTTCAATGAAAGCTGATGTACACAGGATCATTGCAAGATTAATGGAAGCCGGAGCAGAGAATTACAGAATACACGAAAGAGTGTATGACACAAGTACAGAAAACAGGCTGCGGTTGCTTGGTTATTCATTAAAAGAAAAACTGATCGTTTTGCCTGAATACAATACTGCTTATCTGGCATTGTCACAGGCAGAACTTGAAATGTTCAATCATAAAAGCGGAGATACTGAAGGATTGGTAAATTACGCTTTGAGTATAAACGGAATTAAATTTGCTGCATTTTTCTCAGAGAAAGATGGCTTGATAAAAATTTCATTCCGGTCGAAAGGTGATTTTTCCGTGAAAGAATTTTCCGGAAAATATTTTAGCGGCGGCGGACATAAAAATGCTTCCGGTGGCAGATCAGAACTTTCATTGTCAGAAACAGTTAAAAAGTTCCTTGATCTATTGCCTGTATATAAGAATGAATTGAACGCTGTCGGATGA